A window of the Desulfurellaceae bacterium genome harbors these coding sequences:
- a CDS encoding LLM class flavin-dependent oxidoreductase, whose amino-acid sequence MRFGFFDQLPRADWQSDSQRYADILAQIELGDALGLDTAWLGELHFMPGISCLPSPLMVLSAAAQRTKRIRLGTAVTLLPLHSPVKMAEDAATADVLSGGRLEFGVGRGAAPVYFSGYNVPQEESRERFEECLDAILKAWTSDTLTYQGKYFQVSDLTLTPKPIQKPYPPIRIAANSPDTFALAGKQGLPIFASPLINPPDKLREYLAVHRDTLPAGVKQDIALAFPVHVSDSRAQARQECEESLMHFFKMASQVVKPLAGGTIKSYEAYQQLQERLERVSYEGVEKIGGVFGDPAYCIERVTALREEFQTSEFICYFNQGGLLDHATVRRSMELFADKVMPACR is encoded by the coding sequence ATGCGCTTTGGATTTTTTGACCAACTGCCGCGGGCCGACTGGCAATCGGACAGCCAGCGCTATGCCGATATCCTGGCCCAGATCGAACTGGGCGACGCGTTGGGACTGGATACGGCCTGGCTGGGCGAACTCCACTTCATGCCCGGAATCTCGTGTCTGCCCTCTCCGCTGATGGTGCTGTCGGCTGCGGCCCAACGCACAAAGCGCATCCGACTCGGTACTGCGGTGACGCTGCTGCCCCTGCATAGCCCGGTCAAAATGGCCGAGGATGCGGCCACGGCCGATGTGCTCAGCGGCGGCCGTCTGGAGTTCGGGGTCGGACGGGGAGCCGCACCGGTGTATTTCTCAGGCTACAACGTGCCCCAGGAGGAGAGTCGGGAGCGCTTTGAGGAATGCCTGGACGCCATCCTCAAGGCCTGGACGAGCGATACGCTGACCTATCAGGGCAAGTATTTTCAGGTCAGCGACCTGACCCTGACGCCCAAGCCGATCCAGAAGCCCTATCCGCCGATTCGGATCGCCGCCAACAGCCCCGATACCTTTGCCCTGGCCGGCAAACAGGGCCTGCCGATCTTTGCCTCGCCCCTGATCAATCCACCCGACAAGCTGCGCGAGTATCTGGCCGTGCACCGTGACACGCTGCCGGCCGGGGTCAAGCAGGACATTGCGCTGGCCTTCCCGGTCCATGTGTCGGACAGCCGGGCTCAGGCGCGCCAGGAGTGCGAAGAGAGTCTGATGCACTTTTTTAAGATGGCCAGCCAGGTGGTGAAACCTCTGGCCGGGGGGACGATCAAGAGCTATGAGGCGTACCAACAGCTCCAGGAGCGCCTTGAGCGGGTGTCGTACGAGGGGGTTGAGAAAATCGGCGGGGTGTTTGGCGACCCGGCCTACTGTATTGAGCGGGTCACGGCGCTGCGGGAAGAATTCCAGACCAGCGAGTTTATCTGCTACTTCAACCAGGGCGGGCTGCTTGACCACGCCACGGTCAGGCGTTCGATGGAGCTGTTTGCCGACAAGGTCATGCCCGCCTGCCGCTGA